The Paenibacillus pabuli DNA segment GGTCATGATTGGCTCTGTTAAAGGCTGAACGATTAGAATGTGTATATAACAAGGAGGAATCATTCATGCGGACCACACGCAAACCATGGAAGCTTCTGTTGTCTTCGGCTCTAGTTGTTGCACTGCTCGCAGGCTGCAGCAGTTCAAACGAAGGAGCAGCAAATAACAGTACCGGAGAGGTCACTGTGAATAAAGAGGGTTTCCCCATTGTCGATGAATCCCTAACCCTCACGCTTATGGCGCCGGATGTAGGAATCCAGAACTGGGAGAATATGAAGGTACTCCAGCAAATGCAGGAGAAGACGGGGATTACGCTGGAATACAGGAATGCACCGAAGGACAGCTTCGAGACCAAGAAGAATCTGGTGCTCGCCAGCGGGGATTATCCGGATATTCTCTATGCTGCCGGTCTGACGACTGCAGAGCAGATGAATTACGGAGAACAGGGTATCCTCGTTCCTCTGGAGGATCTGATCGAAGAATACGCTCCGAATTTCAAGGCCTTGCTGGAGGAGAATCCGGATGTCCGCAAATCAATCACAGCACCGGACGGTCATATCTATTCTTTGCCGGTAGTAGAACTTAGTCAGCACTGGTACCGCAATCCGATGTGGTATAACGGGGACTTCCTAAAGGCGCTGAATATCGACAAGCTTCCTGAAACGACAGAGGAGCTGTATACCTACCTGAAGCGTGTGAAGGAGGAAGATCCGAACGGCAATGGCATAGCCGATGAAATTCCCATTTCCTCGGTGACAACACCCGCTGCGAACCTCCGGGATATCCGTACCTGGCTGCTAGGCGCCTTCGGTATTTATGAAGAAGAGGTATACGTGGACGATGCGGATAAGGTGCATTATACACCGCTTGAAGAAGGCTACAAGGAATATTTGACCTATATGAACCGCCTATGGTCCGAAGACCTGCTGGATCATGAGAGCTTCTCGCAGACAGCAGAGCAAAAGAAGGCCAAAGCACAGAACAACCAAGTCGCCCTCTTCTCCGACTGGCATGCCTACATGTCCAAGGGCGGAGAGCCTTCGACGGAAGATCCGATGTTTGCACCTGTTCGCAGCGAATCGGTTGATGCTCCGGCGATTGCGAAGAACAGAGGAATAACAACGGGTGCCTTTGCCATCACGGAGAGCAATCCGGCGCCGGAAGCCTCGATGCGCTGGGTGGATTATCTCTATTCTTATGAAGGTGCCATGTTCTTCAATAAAGGGCCGGAGGGCATCCTCTGGGAATACACCGACAAAGAGAACCGGGTCAAGAAGTACTTGCCTGTACCGGACGGTAAGGAAATGGAAGATTATCGAGCCACTCTGACGCCAAACTACGGCATTCCTGCTCCGACCCTGTCCATGGATGATATTAGCAAAGGGCTGAAGACAGACTTTGATCTCTGGGTAGAACAGGAAACCCAGCAGAAGCTTCTCGATCAAGGCGCACGGATTCCGTTCCCTACGCTGTTCCTCACCGTGGAAGAGCAGACTGAAATCAGCAACCTGAATTCGGATTTGAGCACATATGTGAAACAGATGGAAGCAAAGTTCATCACCGGTGCAGAGCCGCTAACCGGTTGGGACAATTATGTGGCTACCGTCAAGAAAATGGGCGGAGAGCGTGTGGCTGAAATCAACCAGGCTGCGTATGACCGTTGGAAGTCCAACTAAACTTGCCTCTAAGCAGAAAGGTACTGTAAGACATGATTTATAGGGACAAAATACGCGCTGTAGCAGATCGAGTATAGGACCTGCTGCAGCGCATGACCCTTGGAGAGAAAAGCTGGACAATTCGTACAGCCTTTCGGCTGGCAGTACTATGAGAAGCACCCAGATGGAGTGCTGGGCAGCAATTACTGGTTCATCCCGCTGCCACCCGCTGGGCTGATTTGTCCGAAGGTGCTTGAGAGTGACATTTTCTGTGAAGACTTCCGGAGACGCGGTTGCGCTTTATTTGAAACCTTATGAGGTCCAGACGATCAAACTATACCATGAACATGAATGCCAGGAGGAAAAGACATGCAAATTACGAGACATCCGAATAATCCTATTGTTGTCCCGGGCGGCTATGAATGGCGCAAAGTTACGGTCTTCAACCCGGCGGTCATAATGGATAACGGCAAATTTTATATGATTGAGCGCACCGCAGGTTCCCTGACTCCATGCAAGAACTATTTGGGATTGCTGGAGAGCGAAGACGGCGTAAACTTTACCCATGTGAAGGATGAGCCCATTGTGACGCCTGATATGCTGGGATTCCCGTACGGCAGTGTGCAGGACCCGCGGATAGTCAAAATCGACGGGACCTTCTATCTGAACTATGCCCTACGTCCTTGTGCTATGAGTTATTACCCTACCGGTGCAGGTGTTCCCCTGCGCTCTATCCCGGAATATCCGGAGGGATGGGGAGAAGAGGAGGGGCATTGGCTGACCCGGTCCTCCATTTTGAAATCGAATAATCTCCTGGATTGGGAGTTTGTGGCGGACACGACCCCTCTTGATATTAATGACCGGGACAATATTCTGTTCCCCGAAAAAATAGGCGGCAAATTCGTGCTGCTGCGCCGCCCCGAGGAATATGTGGGAGAAGCCTACGGGACGGAGAAGGCGGCCATGTGGATTACCTACTCCGAGGATCTGATGAACTGGGAAGAGCCCAAGCTGCTCGCCACCGCCGAAAACCTGTCATGGGAATCGCGGAAGATCGGAGGCTCTACGCCTCCAATCCGTACCGACAAGGGCTGGCTGGTGCTCTATCACGGCGTTGATGAAGATATTGTCTACCGTGTTGGAGCGATGCTGCTGGATTTGGAGCAGCCTGAGAAGATCATTGCACGGACCCATGATTTCATTATGGAGCCGGAGACGTACTACGAGAAATTTGGATTCCAGATTCCGAATGTCGTCTTCCCGACCGGAAATGTAGTGAAAGACGGACTACTCTATATCTATTACGGGGTAACGGATACAGCGATTGCGCTCGCCACAGTTCCTCTGGATGAGTTGGTAGAGCATATCCTTCAGGAAGCGCAGTAGAAAATAACCCTTAACGTGAAGCTTGATCATCAAAATATACGAATAACTATGGTTCGATAGCATATAATTCTGACGATTTCACGCTGAGACGATACCGACCTACAATAGGACAGTACAACAGGTCCCACTTGGTTTGTGATTTAGGTGCTTGGCAGGGCAGGGACAACAAAACATATAAATTTATCTTCCATTCCAGCAAGAACGGGAGAAAGACCGGGATTAAACCGGTCTTTTCGCAACAGCGCCCTTCAAAGCATGTTCCTTACGGTACTGTCCTGGTGTCAGACCGATTTCCTTTTTGAACTTGCGGATGAAATTCGGCGTATCCAAATAACCGACCTGCTCAATAATTTCTTTGAGCGGTGCGCTAGTATTCTCCAGCAGCCGGATAACTTCATCCACACGCCTTTGCCAGATATATTGTGAGAAATTGCTGCCAGTCTTCTCTTTGAAGCTCCGGCTTAAATAAGAGGTTGAAATGGCAAACTTAAGTGCCACATGCTCCAGGCTGAGTGTGTAATCTGCGAACTGCTCGTCCACGTAAGCCAGAATGTCATCCATTAATGAAGATTCGCTTGTCTCTGTATTCCGCTCGACCTGCGCGCAAATGTCAGCGGCCAGAGAGAGCAGGCGGCTCTCCAGTTCTTCAAGCGTTTCGAAGGAGGTCAATTCCGGCATATTGGCGAAGACACTGTCCATACCAAGTTCGGAGGCGGTGCGCAGAAAAGCGTTCAGCAGATCGAAGCAGATGCAGCGCAGCAGATGAATCTGCAGTGGCTCGTCTTTGATCATATCGATGGTATCAGCAATCATCTGGACGGCTACCGATTCGTTGCCCTGCTTCAGGCTCTGCTCCAGCTTCAGCATGGATTTGCGTGGAATCCAGAAACTCTCGGTTGCGGAAGGGTTCAGCTCTGCAAGCTGCTCGAAGTAGGTTACCTGTCCGCTGCGCCGGATCATTCGGTGCTCCAGTGCTGCTGCAGCTTCGATAAACGATTGGTTAAGACGGGTCAGGTCCGTGTAGGCCATACCGACACCGATGCTTAAAGACAGCTGTGAGTGCTCGCGGATGATCGCTTGAATTCCTTCAATAACCTGTTCCATTTGGTTCTGAACCGGCATGTCTGCACCGCCCGGAAGTGAAATGATCAGGGCAAACTGGTCCTTAACCGAGAACTCCACACCAAAGATCTGTGCACCAGGGCCGGGCAAACATACATTGCTGAGTATTCCCTGCAGCAGATGACGTTCCTGCCAGGAGTTGCCGCCTGGCTGGGTGTCATCCCAGGACAGAATAGCCGAGAAATAGAGGCCTTCTCCCTGAGGATGCCTGAAGCCGGTGCTGAAGATCATCTGCTCAATCTCTGGATCATCCGGCTTGCCGTGCTTGAGCAGCAGCAGCATACACTGATTGCGGACGAAGGGCTCCTGTAGATCAATTTTGGCACTGTAATCGTGGAGAGTCTGGCGGATCCATTCCCACTCATTGCGAAGCTTGGGAGCATCATTGCCGCTGCCTTTCAGCTTGGCAAATTCCATCAGATCCCTGATCGGATGGTACTGCCGTTTGGCCAGCAGTAGTGCGGCAGCAATGCCGGTAATGACCGTGATACCGAAGACGATCAGTATCAGGGTCTGGACATGGGCGACACGACTGAAGAACTGGAAGCTTGGCATCGTGGTTACATAGGTCCAGCCATTCTCTTCCGATTGTACAGAAACGACAGAGTGTTGTTCCCCGTCCAGCTGTAGATTATGAATACCAGGTTGAAGTCCGGATAATTTCTTAAGCTCGTCCTGAGGTAGGGTGACGCCATGGCTGTTCGCGGTTAATACCTCTCCGGTGGGACCGAAAATATAGGTGCTCCCCGTGAAGTCACTCAAAATCGAATCCATGACCCCGGTTAGCTTGGATTCTTTCATTAAATACACGACGGTTCCGTATGGAAAGGGGTCATTCGGTTTAATGGGTACGAGCATGACGAGCATCGGATCCGTACGGGAATTGATCGTCACATTCTCAGCGGGACGCACCAGAGGCTGCCGAGTATCATTCAAGTCCTGTCGCAATACATCCGGGGTCCAGCGCTCGAATTGATAGAGCGTATCAAACGTGACATGAAGATCAGCGAGACCACGGTGAGAATAGATGTTGGAATCGTTGTGGAAGTAGAGAAGCAGATCCTCTGCTATGTTGCTGCTGGCTTTGTAATTCGCCAGTGCCTGAACCGCCTCCATGCTGTAGTAGGGATGCCGTACCATGTAGGGGGTTAAATGCTTGTCATAAGCGATTCTCCCTGCAATTTCCTGAAGCTCATTCATACGGGTATCTATGGTGTTCTTCACCTGGTTCAGCTGATTGACATTGGATTGTTCAATTTCAACACGAAGGCCATTGACAGCGTTTTCATATACAAAAATAGTTACACCTGTCAGAGGGATAAGAAATATGAGGATGTAGGAAAACGCATATTTCAGCAGAAGTCTTGATTTGAAATGATTCCAGCTGAGCCTGAATCTGTTGAGCAAGGATGGCTTGAGTGCCGGATTAGCCATGAAGCTGTCCCTCCAATTTTTAAAAAGTTCGGATTCGTAATCTTGGGCTTATAAATGACTGTTCTGTTCTGAATTATACTTAAGTTAGCATAAACATTATAACATTATAATCTTTGGAATAAAGTAGCTCATTAGGTTTATTTTTAATAGATGGATGTACAGGTTTCATGAAATAAATCATATGTGAATTTTGCCTGTATACCTGGGTCGAAGAAGGAGATGGGTTGATTGGGCACAGAGCATGTGCTGCGCAATTTGCAGCTTGTTGACGGGCGGATCATAGATATTGCCATTCGGGACGGGATCATCACTGCCATTACACCGCCAGGCCAGGCTGAAGGAGAGAACGGTCAAGACTGTTTGGGATTATATGTGTCCAGCGGATGGATTGATCTGCATGTGCATGCTGTTCCGGAGCTTGATCCCTATGGCGATGACATCGACGAAATTGGTGTGAAGCAAGGGGTAACGACACTCGTGGATGCCGGAAGCTGCGGTGCAGACCGGATTGGGGCTTTGTATACCGCCAGCCTGAAGGCGGAGACGCAGGTGTTTGCTATGTTGAATATTTCCAGGATCGGCCTTGAACGGACAGATGAACTGTCACAGCTGGAATGGATAGACCTGGCCAAGGCCCAGGCAGCGGCAGCGGCTTATCCTGATTTCATCGTAGGCCTGAAAGCACGCATAAGCAGAAGCGTCGTCAAAGACAGCGGCATACAGCCTCTTAAGCTGGCACGCGTATTGTCGAAAGAAACGAAGCTGCCGCTCATGGTGCATATCGGTTCCGCTCCACCCGCAATCTCTGAAGTGTTGGGGCTATTACAGCCGGGCGATGTAATCACCCATTATCTAAATGGCAAGTCGAACAATCTGTTCCATGCGGACGGCACACCCCTGCAGGGACTGCTTGATGCAGCAGCCCGGGGAGTTCATCTGGATGTGGGACATGGCACAGCGAGCTTCTCGTTCCGGATTGCAGAACAGGCCAAGGCAGCAGGCATTGAACTGAATACGATCAGCACGGATATTTACCGG contains these protein-coding regions:
- a CDS encoding glycosidase; protein product: MQITRHPNNPIVVPGGYEWRKVTVFNPAVIMDNGKFYMIERTAGSLTPCKNYLGLLESEDGVNFTHVKDEPIVTPDMLGFPYGSVQDPRIVKIDGTFYLNYALRPCAMSYYPTGAGVPLRSIPEYPEGWGEEEGHWLTRSSILKSNNLLDWEFVADTTPLDINDRDNILFPEKIGGKFVLLRRPEEYVGEAYGTEKAAMWITYSEDLMNWEEPKLLATAENLSWESRKIGGSTPPIRTDKGWLVLYHGVDEDIVYRVGAMLLDLEQPEKIIARTHDFIMEPETYYEKFGFQIPNVVFPTGNVVKDGLLYIYYGVTDTAIALATVPLDELVEHILQEAQ
- a CDS encoding helix-turn-helix domain-containing protein, yielding MANPALKPSLLNRFRLSWNHFKSRLLLKYAFSYILIFLIPLTGVTIFVYENAVNGLRVEIEQSNVNQLNQVKNTIDTRMNELQEIAGRIAYDKHLTPYMVRHPYYSMEAVQALANYKASSNIAEDLLLYFHNDSNIYSHRGLADLHVTFDTLYQFERWTPDVLRQDLNDTRQPLVRPAENVTINSRTDPMLVMLVPIKPNDPFPYGTVVYLMKESKLTGVMDSILSDFTGSTYIFGPTGEVLTANSHGVTLPQDELKKLSGLQPGIHNLQLDGEQHSVVSVQSEENGWTYVTTMPSFQFFSRVAHVQTLILIVFGITVITGIAAALLLAKRQYHPIRDLMEFAKLKGSGNDAPKLRNEWEWIRQTLHDYSAKIDLQEPFVRNQCMLLLLKHGKPDDPEIEQMIFSTGFRHPQGEGLYFSAILSWDDTQPGGNSWQERHLLQGILSNVCLPGPGAQIFGVEFSVKDQFALIISLPGGADMPVQNQMEQVIEGIQAIIREHSQLSLSIGVGMAYTDLTRLNQSFIEAAAALEHRMIRRSGQVTYFEQLAELNPSATESFWIPRKSMLKLEQSLKQGNESVAVQMIADTIDMIKDEPLQIHLLRCICFDLLNAFLRTASELGMDSVFANMPELTSFETLEELESRLLSLAADICAQVERNTETSESSLMDDILAYVDEQFADYTLSLEHVALKFAISTSYLSRSFKEKTGSNFSQYIWQRRVDEVIRLLENTSAPLKEIIEQVGYLDTPNFIRKFKKEIGLTPGQYRKEHALKGAVAKRPV
- a CDS encoding amidohydrolase/deacetylase family metallohydrolase: MGTEHVLRNLQLVDGRIIDIAIRDGIITAITPPGQAEGENGQDCLGLYVSSGWIDLHVHAVPELDPYGDDIDEIGVKQGVTTLVDAGSCGADRIGALYTASLKAETQVFAMLNISRIGLERTDELSQLEWIDLAKAQAAAAAYPDFIVGLKARISRSVVKDSGIQPLKLARVLSKETKLPLMVHIGSAPPAISEVLGLLQPGDVITHYLNGKSNNLFHADGTPLQGLLDAAARGVHLDVGHGTASFSFRIAEQAKAAGIELNTISTDIYRSNRLNGPVYSMSNVLTKFLVLGYSLEEVIRAVTINAAEWLGKPELGQIRVGQRANLTLFALEAGEKHLKDSEGDVRVAQHYIKVKGVYANGSLITS
- a CDS encoding extracellular solute-binding protein, yielding MRTTRKPWKLLLSSALVVALLAGCSSSNEGAANNSTGEVTVNKEGFPIVDESLTLTLMAPDVGIQNWENMKVLQQMQEKTGITLEYRNAPKDSFETKKNLVLASGDYPDILYAAGLTTAEQMNYGEQGILVPLEDLIEEYAPNFKALLEENPDVRKSITAPDGHIYSLPVVELSQHWYRNPMWYNGDFLKALNIDKLPETTEELYTYLKRVKEEDPNGNGIADEIPISSVTTPAANLRDIRTWLLGAFGIYEEEVYVDDADKVHYTPLEEGYKEYLTYMNRLWSEDLLDHESFSQTAEQKKAKAQNNQVALFSDWHAYMSKGGEPSTEDPMFAPVRSESVDAPAIAKNRGITTGAFAITESNPAPEASMRWVDYLYSYEGAMFFNKGPEGILWEYTDKENRVKKYLPVPDGKEMEDYRATLTPNYGIPAPTLSMDDISKGLKTDFDLWVEQETQQKLLDQGARIPFPTLFLTVEEQTEISNLNSDLSTYVKQMEAKFITGAEPLTGWDNYVATVKKMGGERVAEINQAAYDRWKSN